The Pseudomonas sp. SCA2728.1_7 DNA segment TCTTCACGCGCCTGGGTCTGAAATTCCGTCCGGTGGAAGCCGACAACGGTTCGATCGGTGGCGCTGGTTCGCACGAATTCCACGTACTGGCCGAGTCCGGCGAAGACGACATCGTCTTCAGCAACGGTTCCGACTACGCAGCGAACATCGAAAAAGCCGAAGCCGTGCCACGCGAAACTTCGCGCGCTGCTGCGACCGAAGAGCTGCGCCTGGTCGATACACCAGACACCAAAACCATCGCGGCGCTGGTGGAGAAATTCAATCTGCCGATTGAAAAGACCATCAAGACCCTGATCGTGCGCGCCGAAGAAGAAGGCAAGCTGATCGCGCTGGTGATTCGTGGCGACCACGAACTCAACGAAATCAAGGCTGCCCAGCAACCAGGCGTGGCCAGCCCGCTGGTCATGGCCACCGACGCCGAACTGCGTGACGCCATCGGCGCCGGCGCCGGTTCGCTCGGCCCGCTGAACCTGCCGCTGCCAATCATCATCGACCGCTCGGTCGAGCTGATGAGCGACTTCGGTATCGGCGCGAACATCGACGACAAGCACTACTTCGGCGTGAACTGGGAGCGTGACCTGCCCGTTCCGACCGTGGCTGACCTGCGTAACGTGGTCGCCGGTGACCCAAGCCCGGACGGCAAAGGCACGCTGGAAATCAAGCGCGGCATCGAAGTCGGGCACATCTTCCAGTTGGGCAACAAGTACAGCAAGGCGATGAAGTGCGAAGTGCTGGGCGAGAACGGCAAGCCAGTCACCCTGGAAATGGGTTGCTACGGCATCGGCGTGTCCCGCGTGGTGGCTGCGGCCATCGAGCAGAACAACGACGAAAACGGCATCATCTGGAGCGACACCCTGGCGCCGTTCCAGATCGCTCTGGTACCGCTGCGCTATGAAACCGAGCAGGTCCGCGAAGCCACCGACAAGCTGTACGCCGAACTGACGGCGGCCGGCTTCGAAGTGCTGCTGGACGATCGCGACAAGAAAACCAGCCCGGGCATCAAGTTCGCGGACATGGAGCTGATCGGCATTCCTCACCGGATCGTGGTCAGCGACCGCGGCCTCGCCGAAGGCAACCTGGAATACAAGAGCCGTACCGAAGGCGAAGCGCAAGCATTGCCGGTGGCCGACGTATTGTCCTTCCTGCAGGCCCGTATCCGCCGCTGAAACCAGATAGAGACGTCATGTTCAAGCGAAACACCTTAGGCCTCGGAGGCACCGCCCTGTGCGGTGCCCTGCTGGTCAGCGGCTGTGCCAATCACATGTCACAACGCAGCGAGCACGAAGAGCGGGTCGAGCGAAAGTTGCTCGACCATAGCCTGCAGATTGATGTCGGTGAGCCTAAGGAGCTAGAGCTGCCGCAGCGACGCGTGAAGATCAACGAACAGAAGACTTTCGAAGTCACCGAGTTCGAAGTGACGCGTCGCTACGATCGCTACACGCCCTATCAGCCTTGGCGGGAGGTCTACGAGATTCCGCTGGGCGCGGTGGCCGTAGTCGGTGGCGTCGGCGCGAACGTGGTCAACGTGTTTGCCCTCGGCAATTTGCCGGACAGCGTGACCAAAGACTGGCTGAGCTACGGTTTTGCCGGGCTCAACCCGTTCATGAACGTGCAGTCCAACGGTCGCGCGCAACAGAACCTCGCCGGTATCGATGAAGTCCAGCGCGACAAGCGCACGGAGTATTCGAGCCTGCCATGGAGCGAGCGCCCGGTGCAGGTCAAGGCTGGCAAGCAGACCTTTGACATGACCACCGATCGTAACGGTGTGCTGCGTCTGAACCTGCTCGACAGCCCGTTTGCCGAAAATGATCTCAATCATGTCGGCAAATTGCAGATCAGTGTCGAAGACGCCAAGGATGACGTGCACTCGGACTCATCGCTGATGATCAGCAGTCATCTGCGTGGCAAATTGCTGGAAGCGCACGGGCTGATCTACGACGATCTGGAAGACGACGAAGTGAGCCAGTGGGTGCATCGGGTCAAACGTCTGTCAGAACTGGGTCTGGAAGAAGAAGCCAGCGAACTGGAACAAAGCCTGATCGAACTGACGCGCAACGATCCTGAGTTACAGACTGAGTTTCTCAAGTCGTTGACCAAGGATGCCGGACGATTGGTGGCGGATCCAGGACCGAATTAAAGCCAATCGCGAGCAGGCTCACTCCTACATTGGAACGCATTTCAATGTAGGAGCGAGCCTGCTCGCGAAGAGGCCCTGACAGACACCGCAAATCTACCGCTCGAACAACTCCATCTGCTCAAACCCGCCGCGCAAGTCCTCCAGCCTTACCCCAACCCCCAACAACCGCACCGGTTTCCCGCCGCGATTGAACGCCTGTGTCAGCATCAACTGATAACTGCCCAGATCCCGCCCTGCCCCGGCCTGCTCCAGCGTCGTCTGGGTAAAGTCATGAAACTTCACTTTGACGAACGGCTTGCCCGGCCGATAGCTGCTGTCGATCCGCGCCATACGGGTTTTCAGGGTTTCCAGCAGCTCTGGCAGTTTGTCGAGGCAGCTGCGCAGGTCCGGCAGATCGACGTCGTAAGTATTTTCCACACTGATTGACTGACGCCGACTGTCGTTGTGCACCAACCGGTCATCGATCCCACGGGCGAGGCTCCACAGTCGCTCGCCAAAGCTGCCGAATTCACGCACCAGGGCCAATTTGTCCCACTCGCGCAATTGTGAGCAATCGACGATGCCGAGCTTGCCGAGCTTGTCGGCGGTGACCTTGCCGACGCCGTGCAACTTGCTCACCGGCAAACCGCTGACGAAGTCCTCGACCTGATCCGGCGTGATCACAAACAACCCGTTGGGCTTTTTCCAGTCGCTGGCGATCTTCGCCAGAAACTTGTTCGGCGCTACGCCAGCGGAAACGGTGATGTGCAATTGATTGGAAACGCGTCGGCGGATGTCCTGGGCGATCCGTGTAGCGCTGCCGCCAAAATGCGCGCTGTCCGAGACGTCCAGATAGGCCTCATCCAGCGACAACGGCTCGATCAGGTCGGTGTAATCGGCAAAAATCGTATGAATCTCTTTCGAAGCCTCGCGATACGCATCCATTCGCGGCTTGACGATGGTCAGGTCCGGACACAGCTTCAAGGCATGCCCCGAGGCCATCGCCGAACGCACGCCATACGCGCGCGCTTCATAGTTGCAGGTGGCGATCACCCCACGCCGGTCCGCCGAACCGCCCACCGCCAACGGCTTGCCGGCCAGGCGCGGGTCATCGCGCATCTCTATGGCGGCGTAAAAGCAATCGCAGTCAATGTGGATGATTTTTCGCTGAGTCATGTCAGAAAAGGGAATGTGGCAAGCCGGACCGGCAGTATCTCACTGACACCTGTATATAGCACCAGTGGTATGAATCTTCTTTCCAGGCGGTAGGAAATGTCTGTTGAATTTATTTTATCAATCGACGAGAGGCCTCCAATAGAGCTGAAAGCCTTGCTCCACCTGCCCTGCAGCGCAAAAAACACCCGAGAAAAGACGCTAACCGATTGAACCTCAACAGATTTTATCCAGATTGCGGGTTGACACCCCGGCGTTCCTCTGTAGAATGCCGACACACAGACGCGGGATGGAGCAGTCTGGTAGCTCGTCGGGCTCATAACCCGAAGGTCGTCGGTTCAAATCCGGCTCCCGCAACCAAACATCAAAAAAGGCTACTCGAAAGAGTGGCCTTTTTTGTGCGCGTCTGTTTTGTCGATTTCCTCTTCTTATAAAGAAGCGATCGCCAAACAGGAATTCTTTGCATTTCCGAAACTTAACTTCCCCCCTGCGACCGTTTGACGCTATTTCACACTTATTTGACCCTTTCCGGGATTAGCGGTTGACACCCCGTCGTTCGTCTGTAGAATGCCGCCACACAGACGCGGGATGGAGCAGTCTGGTAGCTCGTCGGGCTCATAACCCGAAGGTCGTCGGTTCAAATCCGGCTCCCGCAACCAAACATCAAAAAAGGCTACTCGAAAGAGTGGCCTTTTTTGTATCTGTTGAAAAAGTCCTTTCGCAACAATGATCTGTCACTGTGCAGTGAACCGCTTGGGATCTTCAGAGGTACTGACTTGCGACTATGCTTGAGTCGCAGGCAAGACGTCTGCAATCCAGGAACTGCCCTCGCCGATACCCGGTGAGAGGCGTAGTATTTTGTGATTATTTTTTTCTACAGGGATTGGTAACTTGGCTGGATACCTCCATCCTGTCGCGCACAATCCAAGAGGTGATTGATGCGCGCCAACTCGTCTGATCCACAAGACACCGTCACAGCGGAACATCCGATCAAACCCGAGCGTTTGCGCTTGCTGGATCGGTTGAGCAAATACCGGCAACCGATTGGTCTGGCGGTGACTTTGCTGCTGTTCGCCATTGCGCTGATTGCCTGTCGTCATCTGCTCGCCGAACTCGATCTCGATGCACTGCACGACTCGATTCTCGACGTGCCGAAACCCGCCCTGCTCGGTGCGTTCGGCGCGACCGTGGTCGGTTTCATTATTCTCTTGGGCTACGAATGGTCGGCCAGCCGCTATGCCGGCGTGACCCTGCCACCGCGCACATTGGCGCTGGGCGGCTTCACCGCGTTTGCGATTGGCAATGCGATCGGTCTGTCGCTGCTGTCCGGTGGCTCGGTTCGCTACCGTTTATATGCACGACTGGGTCTGGGGGCGTCGGAAGTCGCGCACATGACCTTGTTCGCCAGTTTGTCGCTGGGCTGCGCCTTGCCGCCGCTGGCTGCACTGGCAACGCTGAGCGACCTGCCTGCTGCCTCGCAGGCGCTGGGATTATCCGAAGGCCTGCTCGGCACCGTTGCCGCTGTCGTGCTGGCGCTTGGCGCAGTACTGGCTATCGGCATCTACCGTCGGCGCCTGCCGGAACAACCGTTGCGCGACAACCTGCTGGTCAGGGTTGGCCGCCGCACGTTGCGCTTGCCGGGGCGTCGCCTGACTTTCCTGCAACTGATCATTACCGCCCTCGACGTTGCGGCTGCCGCCACCGTTCTGTATCTGTTGCTGCCGGAAGCGCCACCGTTTGGTGCGTTCCTGTTGGTGTACCTGCTGGCATTGGCTGCCGGCGTACTCAGCCACGTACCCGGCGGCGTCGGTGTGTTCGAAGCGATTCTGCTGGCCGCTTTCGCCGACAAGCTCGGTGCCGCACCACTGGCCGCGGCGCTGCTGCTGTATCGCCTGATCTACGTGGTGTTGCCGCTGCTGGTCGCCTGCGTATTCCTGCTGATCAATGAAGGTCAGCGCCTGTTTCAGACTCAGACCATGCGCGCGGCGTCTGGTCTGGCCGCGCCGATTCTGGCGGTGCTGGTGTTCTTGTCCGGTGTGGTGCTGCTGTTTTCCGGCGCCACTCCCGAGATCGACACACGTCTGGAGCACATCGGCTTTCTGATCCCGCATCGTCTGGTCGACGCTTCGCACTTCGGCGCCAGCCTGATCGGCGTACTGTGCCTGATGCTCGCCCAGGGCCTGCGTCGTCGCCTGTCCGCCGCGTGGATGCTCACCACCATTCTGCTGTTGGTCGGCGCCCTGCTCTCGCTGCTTAAGGGCTTCGACTGGGAAGAAGCGACGCTGATGACCCTGACGGCTGCGCTGCTCGGAGTGTTCCGTCGCTCGTTCTATCGCCCGAGTCGTCTGACCGAACTGCCGTTCTCGCCGCTGTATCTGGTGGCCAGTCTGTGCGTCCTCGGTGCATCGACGTGGCTGCTGCTGTTCGCCTATCAAGACGTGCCTTACAGCCATCAGCTGTGGTGGCAGTTCACTCTTGATGCTGACGCACCGCGTGGCCTGCGTTCGCTGCTCGGCGCTGCTGTGCTGTTGCTGGTGATCGCGCTGACCTGGCTGCTGCGCACCGCACGCCCGGTCATTCACCTGCCAACGCCTGACGAACTCGATCGCGCAGCAAAGATCCTGATGGCCTCGTCGCAACCCGACGGTGGCCTGGCGCTGACCGGTGACAAGGCGCTGCTGTTTCACCAGAACGACGAAGCGTTCCTGATGTACGCGCGCCGTGGCCGCAGCCTGGTGGCGCTGTACGACCCGATCGGCCCCGGCCAGCAACGCGCCGAGATGATCTGGCAGTTCCGCGACCTCTGTGACATTCACCACGCTCGCCCGGTGTTCTACCAAGTGCGCGCGGAGAACCTGCCGTACTACATGGACATCGGCCTGACCGCGATCAAACTCGGCGAAGAAGCCCGGGTCGATCTGCTGCGCTTTGACCTGGAAGCCAAGGGCAAAGAGATGAAGGACCTGCGTTACACCTGGAACCGTGGCACCCGCGATGGCTTGTCGCTGGAGATCCATGAGCCCGGCCAGGCGCCGATGGATGAGCTGAAAGTGATTTCCGACGCGTGGCTGACTGGCAAGAACGTGCGTGAGAAAGGCTTCTCCCTCGGCCGCTTCAGCGACGATTACCTGAAGCATTTCCGCATCGCGGTGATTCGCTTCGAAGGTCGCCCGGTGGCGTTCGCCAACCTGCTCGAAACTTATAGCCATGACCTGGCCAGTCTCGACCTGATGCGCGCGCACCCGGATGCGCCGAAGCTGACCATGGAATTCATGATGGTCGGCCTGATTCAACACTATAAGAGTCACGGATATGCGCGCTTCAGCCTGGGCATGGTGCCGTTGTCGGGGTTGCAACCCCGCCGTGGTGCACCGCTGACCCAGCGTCTGGGCTCGATGGTTTTCCGCCGTGGTGAGCAGCTGTACAACTTCCAAGGCTTGCGCCGCTTCAAAGACAAGTTCCAGCCTGACTGGGAACCCCGTTATATGGCCGTGCCCGCCGGACTCGATCCGTTGGTGGCGCTGGCCGACACTGCTGCCCTGATCGCGGGCGGCTTGACTGGATTGGTGAAACGCTGATGATTCAACGCTCCCTGAAGTACATCCTGGCCGCACTGATCGTGCTGGCCGTGATTGCCGGCGGCGGTTTCTGGTACCTCAAACGTCCGGCACCGGAACCGACCGTAGAACAGCTGACCCCGACCGATGGCGCCGCCATGACACGAGTCATCCCGGGTACCAAGCCCAAGGCGCAGGTGCTGGTAGCAGTCAACGACGACCAGAAACTCTCTGAAAAACAACTGACCACCCTGAGCCGCAGCGCTTCGGCGCAGATTGTTCAGGTGATTCTGCCCAAGGACTGCCTGCTGCAAAGCCGCGCCCTGCAATCGGGTCTGCGTGAACTGAATGGCCCCGCCACCCTGGTCAGCGGTATCGGCCCGGGCGCTGTGCTGGCCTGGCGCTGGTTGTCGGAACAGAAAGACGACAAGGCCCAGGCCATTTCCGTCGACCTCGCTCTGGAAAAAGGTGGCTGCACCCACCTGCTGCCAAAATCCGCCGCCCACGGCCACTGGCTGGCAGCGTGGAACGACAACCCGGACGACGCCAGCGCAGGTTTCGTGCGCGATCAACCGAACGCCGAAACCAGCATCAGCGACTACGACATCAACCTGCCGCAAGTGCTGAACAACGAGCTGCGCAAAATCCTCGTCGGCGGCGACAAGGCCAACGGCGGTCTGGCGATCCCGGTGGTTGAAGTGCCGGCCGGCCAAGCCAAAGACACCGTGACCTTGTTCCTCTCCGGTGACGGCGGCTGGCGCGACCTCGACCGCGACGTGGCCGGTGAAATGGCCAAGATCGGTTACCCGGTGGTCGGCATCGACACCCTGCGCTACTACTGGCAGCACAAGAGTCCGGAACAAAGCGCACTGGACCTGACCGAACTGATGCAGCACTACCGGCAGAAATGGGGCACCAAACGCTTCATCCTCACCGGCTACTCGTTCGGTGCTGACGTTCTGCCAGCGATCTACAACCGCTTGCCGGACACCGAGCAGCAACGCGTCGACGCGATCATCCTGCTGGCCTTCGCCCGCACCGGCAGCTTCGAAATCGAAGTCGAAGGCTGGCTGGGTAACGCCGGCAAAGAAGCCGCCACCGGCCCGGAAATGGCCAAGCTGCCACCGGCCAAGGTCGTGTGCATCTATGGTGAAGAAGAGACGGATGAGAGTGGCTGCACGGACAAAACCGCAGTCGGTGAAGCGGTGAAACTGCCTGGCGGCCACCACTTCGACGAGAACTACCCGGCGCTGGCCAAGCGTTTGGTGGATTTGATCGAGAAGCGCCAGAGCAAGGACTCGGTCGCCGAAGAGTGATCTGAGCCGCCCCCACAAAAAGCCCCCGCAACTTCGCAGTTGCGGGGGCTTTTTAAATCTCGGACGATGAACCCGTTCCCCTGTAGGAGTGAGCCTGCTCGCGATAGCGGAGTGTCAGCCACCTAGTTGCCACTGACACACCGCTATCGCGAGCAGGCTCGCTCCCACAGGGGTATTGGGCTGGATTCAGACAGCCCGTCAATCCCGCTGGCCAATCTGAACATCTATCCATGTGACATCATCGTCGCCAACGCTAATGTCGCTATCCGGCGCCGCCAACAAACTGCTTTGCTGGGCTTGCGTCAAGTCAGCCCAAAAGCCATCCGTGACAAATACCAAGCGTTCAACAGTGTCCAGAGCACAACAAACAAATTCAGGGTTCGGGACCCGATTGATCTTCAAGCATCGCGTTACTGAATTTCGAGCTGGATCTTGCGCCAACTCACAGTGCGAACGGTCGCGCCGCCAATTGGCCTTGCAGTGAGGTGGCGTAATCCACTCGATGGCTCCCGCCGGCGTCACAATCCCGCATGAACAGTCACCTTCATATGCAACGGTGAGTCGGCCATGAGCGACCAAGCCAATCAGGTAACAGATGGCTCCCGTCTGATCAGCAGGCAACGACGCATGAAAATCCGCCAGTATTGAATCCAATAGGCTCTCAACAGCTGCGGGCTCTGCAGGATAGCTCCCCTGCTCCATCTGTGTGGAATGAGCCGCCAACATGCCGCTTACAAAGCTTTCAGCCAGCTGTCCACTGCCGCGCCTGGAAGTGCCATCCGCGACAACAAAAAACCCACCGTCACCCTCACAGGTCGCTCCGGCATAGTCATTGTTTGCCCTGCCGGCTTGCCCAGTGATTGATCGGGAGAGGTATCTCATGCGCTGGCCAGCGCTTTCATACGCCTGTGAATAATCTGCCCTCTGCCCGGATTCGCCTGCACCGAGCCTGAACTTTCGATCACGTAGCCAACCCCATCGAGCGCCATCAGCTTGTGGACTCCCTCTGTGATGAACGCCTTGAGGTCCTTGTCAGCCTGGCGCACCTCCTCCAACAGCTCAGGCCGACCATCGATCAAGATGATCATATCCTCGACATCCTTGTGATAAGGATCGCCATTTCCCCGACCGGCGAAAGCTTCCAATTTTGTCGCGAGAAAATACGTGGGCTGGAATATCTGGATGACAGTGCCGCTCGGCAGGGTGAATTTATCCGCCCTCGCCAGCCCCTCGACGAACCAGCGGTTGGCATAGCCGAGCACTGCTGGGTCGGAAGGCATGACATCCACGACGACGTCATTGAAGCGAAAACGACAATTGACCTCGTCCTCACCGGTGATCTTGAACCCCTTGGCCGCCAGCCGTTCGGTGAGATGGTTCCAGGCGCTGATACCGGCCAACTCGATCACTAGATCAACGTCATCAGTGAAACGAATGTCGTCCAGCACGGCTGTATCTGTAACCAGCATGGCGGTTGTACAACCGCCAACAAAAGCAACTTCGGCGAGAAACGCCTCGCCCAAGCCTTCAGCCACGAACTCAATGAGCTCGTAGTTGTGATCCGCGTTTGACGACATGTTATTTCAGCCCCATCCCTGCCTTCAGAATACCGATTGCCACACCACACTCACGCGGACCACCCAGACGGATTGCATCAGCGAGCGCTAGATAGTGGTAAAGAATCCGGTCTTTTTTCACCGCTGCTGGCACTGTTTTGTAAAGCGGCTCGATCGCCTGGCCTCGCTCGGTTCCCTGCGCATCCGGCCAGACCGGAATCAAACCACCCGCACTCTTGATACTTTTGGACAGCGCAGGCGCTGCAAAACCTGTGGGTATGCCACGAACCATCGCGCCAGGCTTGACCGGGAAGAAGTACTTCAGCGCGTGCTCGGTAATTTTCAGCAGTTCCCGGCGGTGCACTTTGGCAAGCCCGGTGTCGTAATCATGAATGAGCAATCCAGATTCCCGGCACCGGGCGAGAGCATTTGAGACTTCGCTTTTGCTCAGTCCGAGAGAGGCAGACAGCGCACGCAGAGAGTAGCGATCGCTCCAACTTGTCAGCGGTGGATCAGATGCTGGTTCCGCCCATCCCTCCCAGCCTGGCCCATCAGCGAAAGGCGAATCGAATTCGCGGCGCTGGAAGACTGTGTCTTCCCCATCAGTGGAATAGGTAACCAATGGCTTCCCCACACCCTCCCCTGCGGTCATTCGGCTGACGACATAGGGCCTGAGCAGCTCTTCGACCCTGTCCGAATTTGATTCGGCCTCCATCTCCCCCAAGAGGTTCTCTTCCTGAGCGTGGAGACTGGCCATTTTGAACAAAAGTAAAATGTCTTGACTCTTCATTTAGCTCAAAACCTCAAGTGTCCACATTCCATAAAACGTGGACACTTGTCTCACTGACGAGGTCGGGTCGTCAAGCCCTTGGGTCGATCACTAATCGCTGCATACCTTGCCCGCATATCTTCATGGCTGATTGCTTGGGCCAGATCAAAGATGAGCAATCGTTCACTGGCCTTCTTTTCGAGCCGAAGATCCTTCGGTTCATCCTGTGCTTCTTGTTGCGCTGATGCTGTCATACGTACCTGAATGCTTTGCACACGTCGGTTCGTGTCAGACGTTTAGTATCGTTTACTTCCAGTCTCGCAATATCAGATGACGCCCACGGACCTTGTAGGCAAACTCCGAAACTCGTGTTCGGGCGCTTTGTCGCTCTATTGCGCTGTTTTTTGACGGGATACTCTCCGGACGTCGCTGACCCATTCAGCGATCGGGTGTGGTAACCCGGTTAGGCAGAGTGCAACAGTGCCTCCATCGCGACATCAGCCGTTCTTTTACGCCTGTAATTCACTGTCATGGCAGCTGTACGTGGGAGGCCTTCGGGTCTGCCGGTTTCTTTGCTCTCCCGGTTTACCACCCTGCGTACAGCTGCCACCCATTCGTGTGGTAACGAATGAGGCAGCTCCTCGTTTTAGGGAGTAAAACAATGAGCAAAGAAAGTCCGTCAACGCCTTCAGACCTTACAACCATCGGCTTCACCCCTTTCCTCTACAACGCGGATCAAGCGTTCTTCAATGTCCGCGCCGGCATCCCGATTCTCGATGCCTTGTCCCAATCCTCCGACCTGCTATCCCTCGCCAAATCGTTCGCCGAGGATGCTGCCTTCATCAGAGACACCGACCGCCATGCCTGGGCTGCGCATTACCTGACGGTGATGGGCAAAGCTTTGATTGATGATGTGATTCAGGCGTTGATGCCGCGACCCGCTCGCACAAAGACCGAATCCGAAGAAGAATTGCCTGAAAGCCACTAACACCACAGAACCCTTGTGGGAGCGAGCTTGCTCGCGAATGCGGTGGGTCAGCCGAAGAATGCTTCTCCTGTCACTCAGCCTTCGCGAGCAAGCTCGCTCCCACAGGGGGATTTGCGTGGGTTTGAGGTTTATGTGCAGGCACAAAAAAGCCCCCGACAGCCTTGAAGCTGACGGGGGCTTTTGAGTTGCGGCGGGGCTTACATTTCTACCTGCGTGCCGAGCTCAATCACCCGGTTCAGCGGCAGATTGAAGAAGCGCAAATTGCCATTGGCATTCTTCAACATGAACGCAAACAACGCCTCACGCCAACGCGCCATGCCTTCCAGCTTCGAAGCAATCACCGTTTCACGGCTGAGGAAGTAGGTCGTGCGCATCGGGCTGAAGTCCAGATCATCCAGATGACACAGCTTCAGCGCCTGCGGCACGTCCGGTTCATCGGTGAAGCCGAAGTGCAGGATCACCCGGAAGAAGCCTTCTCCGTGCGCTTCGACTTCAAAGCGCCGCGATGGCGGTACGCGCGGGATGTCTTCGTAGACCACCGTCAGCAGCACCACCTGCTCATGCAACACCTGGTTATGCAGCAGGTTGTGCAACAACGCATGCGGTACGGCGTCGGAGCGCGCGGTGAGGAACACGGCGGTGCCCTGCACACGATGCGGCGGTTGCACGCGAATGCTGCTGATAAAGATCGGCAGCGGCAGCGCTCCTTCGTCGAGGCGATCGACGAGCAATTGCTTGCCGCGCTTCCAGGTGGTCATCAGCACGAACAGCGCGATACCGGCGATCACCGGGAAGGCACCGCCCTGCACGATCTTCGGCACGTTGGCGGCGAAGTACAGGCCGTCCACCAGCAGGAAGCCGATCAGCACCGGCACCGCGAGGATCGGCGGCCATTTCCACAGCAGCAGCATCACTGCCGACACCAGAATGGTGGTCATCAGCATGGTGCCGGTCACCGCCACACCGTAGGCCGAGGCCAGTGCGCCGGAGGATTCGAAACCGAGCACCAGCAAGACAACACCGACCATCAGTGCCCAGTTCACCGCGCCAATATAGATCTGGCCCTGCTCGTCGCTGGAGGTGTGCTGGATGTACATGCGCGGGATGTATCCGAGCTGAATCGCCTGACGGGTCAGGGAGAATGCACCGGAAATCACCGCTTGCGAGGCGATCACCGTGGCCAGGGTCGACAGACCGACCAGCGGAATCAGCGCCCAGCTCGGCGCCAGCAGATAGAACGGGTTACGCGCTGCTTCCGGGTTTTCCAGCAGCAAGGCGCCCTGACCGAAGTAGTTGAGCACCAGCGCCGGCAACACCAGGATGAACCAGGCGCGGGCAATCGGCTTACGACCGAAATGGCCCATGTCGGCGTACAGCGCTTCGGCACCGGTCAGCGCCAGCACCACGGCGCCGAGGATCGCCACGCCCATGCCCGGATGAACGACGAAGAAATTCACCGCCCATATCGGGTTCATCGCATGCAGCACTTCTGGCGCGTGGCTGATGCCATACACACCGAGGGCGCCGAGGACGAGGAACCAGGTGACCATGATTGGCCCGAACAAAATGCCAATCCGCGCCGTACCGTGTTTCT contains these protein-coding regions:
- the dinB gene encoding DNA polymerase IV — translated: MTQRKIIHIDCDCFYAAIEMRDDPRLAGKPLAVGGSADRRGVIATCNYEARAYGVRSAMASGHALKLCPDLTIVKPRMDAYREASKEIHTIFADYTDLIEPLSLDEAYLDVSDSAHFGGSATRIAQDIRRRVSNQLHITVSAGVAPNKFLAKIASDWKKPNGLFVITPDQVEDFVSGLPVSKLHGVGKVTADKLGKLGIVDCSQLREWDKLALVREFGSFGERLWSLARGIDDRLVHNDSRRQSISVENTYDVDLPDLRSCLDKLPELLETLKTRMARIDSSYRPGKPFVKVKFHDFTQTTLEQAGAGRDLGSYQLMLTQAFNRGGKPVRLLGVGVRLEDLRGGFEQMELFER
- a CDS encoding AcvB/VirJ family lysyl-phosphatidylglycerol hydrolase — protein: MIQRSLKYILAALIVLAVIAGGGFWYLKRPAPEPTVEQLTPTDGAAMTRVIPGTKPKAQVLVAVNDDQKLSEKQLTTLSRSASAQIVQVILPKDCLLQSRALQSGLRELNGPATLVSGIGPGAVLAWRWLSEQKDDKAQAISVDLALEKGGCTHLLPKSAAHGHWLAAWNDNPDDASAGFVRDQPNAETSISDYDINLPQVLNNELRKILVGGDKANGGLAIPVVEVPAGQAKDTVTLFLSGDGGWRDLDRDVAGEMAKIGYPVVGIDTLRYYWQHKSPEQSALDLTELMQHYRQKWGTKRFILTGYSFGADVLPAIYNRLPDTEQQRVDAIILLAFARTGSFEIEVEGWLGNAGKEAATGPEMAKLPPAKVVCIYGEEETDESGCTDKTAVGEAVKLPGGHHFDENYPALAKRLVDLIEKRQSKDSVAEE
- the mprF gene encoding bifunctional lysylphosphatidylglycerol flippase/synthetase MprF, whose product is MRANSSDPQDTVTAEHPIKPERLRLLDRLSKYRQPIGLAVTLLLFAIALIACRHLLAELDLDALHDSILDVPKPALLGAFGATVVGFIILLGYEWSASRYAGVTLPPRTLALGGFTAFAIGNAIGLSLLSGGSVRYRLYARLGLGASEVAHMTLFASLSLGCALPPLAALATLSDLPAASQALGLSEGLLGTVAAVVLALGAVLAIGIYRRRLPEQPLRDNLLVRVGRRTLRLPGRRLTFLQLIITALDVAAAATVLYLLLPEAPPFGAFLLVYLLALAAGVLSHVPGGVGVFEAILLAAFADKLGAAPLAAALLLYRLIYVVLPLLVACVFLLINEGQRLFQTQTMRAASGLAAPILAVLVFLSGVVLLFSGATPEIDTRLEHIGFLIPHRLVDASHFGASLIGVLCLMLAQGLRRRLSAAWMLTTILLLVGALLSLLKGFDWEEATLMTLTAALLGVFRRSFYRPSRLTELPFSPLYLVASLCVLGASTWLLLFAYQDVPYSHQLWWQFTLDADAPRGLRSLLGAAVLLLVIALTWLLRTARPVIHLPTPDELDRAAKILMASSQPDGGLALTGDKALLFHQNDEAFLMYARRGRSLVALYDPIGPGQQRAEMIWQFRDLCDIHHARPVFYQVRAENLPYYMDIGLTAIKLGEEARVDLLRFDLEAKGKEMKDLRYTWNRGTRDGLSLEIHEPGQAPMDELKVISDAWLTGKNVREKGFSLGRFSDDYLKHFRIAVIRFEGRPVAFANLLETYSHDLASLDLMRAHPDAPKLTMEFMMVGLIQHYKSHGYARFSLGMVPLSGLQPRRGAPLTQRLGSMVFRRGEQLYNFQGLRRFKDKFQPDWEPRYMAVPAGLDPLVALADTAALIAGGLTGLVKR
- a CDS encoding serine/threonine protein phosphatase, with the protein product MRYLSRSITGQAGRANNDYAGATCEGDGGFFVVADGTSRRGSGQLAESFVSGMLAAHSTQMEQGSYPAEPAAVESLLDSILADFHASLPADQTGAICYLIGLVAHGRLTVAYEGDCSCGIVTPAGAIEWITPPHCKANWRRDRSHCELAQDPARNSVTRCLKINRVPNPEFVCCALDTVERLVFVTDGFWADLTQAQQSSLLAAPDSDISVGDDDVTWIDVQIGQRD
- a CDS encoding proline--tRNA ligase, which codes for MRTSQFLLATQKETPSDAVVISHQLMLRAGMIRKLASGLYTWLPMGLRVMRKVEAIVREEMNAAGSLEVLMPSTQPAELWQESGRWEEYGPELLRIKDRHGRDFCAGPTHEEVITDLMRNELSSYKQLPINLYQIQTKFRDEIRPRFGLMRGREFIMKDSYSFHADQASLQITYDRMHEAYCNIFTRLGLKFRPVEADNGSIGGAGSHEFHVLAESGEDDIVFSNGSDYAANIEKAEAVPRETSRAAATEELRLVDTPDTKTIAALVEKFNLPIEKTIKTLIVRAEEEGKLIALVIRGDHELNEIKAAQQPGVASPLVMATDAELRDAIGAGAGSLGPLNLPLPIIIDRSVELMSDFGIGANIDDKHYFGVNWERDLPVPTVADLRNVVAGDPSPDGKGTLEIKRGIEVGHIFQLGNKYSKAMKCEVLGENGKPVTLEMGCYGIGVSRVVAAAIEQNNDENGIIWSDTLAPFQIALVPLRYETEQVREATDKLYAELTAAGFEVLLDDRDKKTSPGIKFADMELIGIPHRIVVSDRGLAEGNLEYKSRTEGEAQALPVADVLSFLQARIRR